GATCGGCTTCGCCGCAGCCGCCATCGCGGCCGACGGCGTCTTCAGGCCGGTGGTCGCGCCGAGCCAATCGCGCCATTGCTCGTGGCTGCCATTGAAAGTGTTCTGATCCACGGCGACGGAGATGCCGGGCACATGGCCGTCGGAGCGATATTGCCAGAAGGTCCATTTGCGGTCGCCATAGCGCACCGCCGGATGATATTTCGTGGAGCGCACCCAGATCGGATATTCCGCCAGCGCGCCCGAATGCAGGATCGCCTGATAGAAATCCACCGAGCTGTAGATGATCGGCTTCTTGCCGTAATGGCGCTCCATATCCTCGAGCATGACGCGCATGTCGCGCAGCACTTCCTCACGATAGAGCGTGCGCTTGCAGCTGCGCGAGGTCGGCGTCGCCTCGACGTCCAGCACCGGCGGCAGCGCGTCCGGCTCCACCGGCACGACGGATTTGAAGAACCCCGTCTCCTCATGCGGCGGCCGGCACCAATAGACGAAATGATAGGCGCCGCGCGGCACGCCGGCCGCCTTGGCGGCCGCCCAATTGCGCTGGAACTTGGAGTCGAGCGCATCGCCGCCCTCGGTCGCCTTGATGAAGGCGAAGGCGACGCCGGACTCCTTCACAGCCTGCCAGTCGATGTCGCCCTGATATTTGGAGACATCGACGCCATGCACCGAGAATTCCGCGCTGCGCGTCGCCGGATAGGCGTGGAGCTGCGATTCCGGCACGGCATAGGCGAGATAGGTCGGGTCTTTGCGGGCGTTGACGAGCGGCGCGCTGGTCGCAAAGCGCGGGCGGGCGCTGTACGACGGGTCGATGGCGCTGCCGCAGCCGGCGAGGGCCGTGGAGAGAAGGAGGGCGGCGGCGGCCGCGAAAAAATCGTTCGATCGCATTGCGCGAAAATATCCCGCAAGCCGGTAACGAAGCGTTAATTCCCCCCGCCGGACGCGATTCGCCCCCGGCGCGGACGCGCGACTCAACCGAGGTGGAACCATAATGTCGCTATGCCCAGAAAGGAACCATAACCGACGACGTCGGTGACGGTGGTGACGAAGGCGCTGGAGGCGACCGCCGGATCGACCTTCCAGCGCTCGAGCAGCATGGGCACGAGAATGCCGCCCAGCGCGCCGGCGGCAAGATTGGTGAACATGGCCATCGCCATCACCGGGCCGAGCCCGACCGACTGGAACCAATTGGCGGCGACGAGCCCCGTGATCAGGCCGAAAGCCGCCCCATTGAAGGCGCCGGTCGCCAGCTCGCGCAGGATGATGCGCAGCGCATTGGAGCGCGAGAGCTGCCGCGTCGCCAGCGCCCGGACGGTGACCGTCATCGTCTGCGTCGCCGAATTGCCGCCCTGGCTCGCCACGATCGGCGCGAGCACGGCCAGCGCCACCATTTGCTGGAGCTGAGATTCGAAGGTTCTCAGCACGCTCGCCGAGATGAAGGCCGTGCCGAGATTGATGAGCAGCCACAAGAAGCGGCTGCGGACGATCCACCAGAAACTGTCGGTCAGCTCCTCATGCGGATCGACGCCGCCGAGCGCCTTGATCTCCTCGGAGGCGGCCTCCTGAATGACGTCCACGACGTCGTCGATGGTGATGACGCCGACGAGCCTCTCCGCCTCGTCGACGACCGGCACGGACACGAGATTATAGCGCTCGAAGAGCCGCGCCACTTCTTCCGTGTCGTCGCCGAATTGCACGCGGCGGCGGTCCGCCTGCATGATCTCCTCGACCCGCGTCTTGGGATGGGCGCGCACCAGAGCGTCCAGAAACACCGTGCCGAGCAGCCGATAGGCGGGATCGACGACGAAGACCTCGAAGAAATTGTCCGGCAGCTCGTCCGGCTCCGTCTCGCGGAAGAAATCCAGCACCTCGCCCGCCGACCAGAAGGGCGGCACCGCGATGAGCGTCGTCTGCATCAGGCGCCCGGCCGTGCCCTCTGCGGCCTCGAGCGAGCGGCGCAGCACGATGCGCTCCTGCGCCGGCAGCGCCTCTAGGACTTGAGCCTGCTCCCTGGGCTCGAGCGTCTCCAGAATGGCGACGGCGTCGTCGCTCTCGAGCTCGCGCATCGCCTCGGCGAGCGTCTCGACCGGCAGCTCGTCGAGAATATCCTCTCTCGTCGTTTCGCCGACCTCGGTCAGCGCGGCGAAATCGAACTCGTCGCCCATCAGCTCGACGAGGCGCGGACGCTCCTCATGGTCGAGCAATTCTATGAGCGCGCCGAGGTCCGCCTCGTGCAGCGGCGAGACCAGCTCCTTCACATGGCCGGAATCGCCCTCGGCAATGGCGTCTTCCACCGCGGAGACGAAATCGGCGCGCGGCTCCCCCGTGTCCTCGTCGCGAAAATTTCCTTCCGCAGGCGCCGATTTTTCATGGTCTTGCGACATATGGGGCCCTGATCGATGCGCGAGGGGTCCGCCCGGCCGGCGAGACCGGGACAAGGGCTCCCATAGCGCGCCACGCCGGGAAAGCAAACCGCCGATGCAACTTCTTTCACCCTTCATTCGTCTTCTGGCGGCGCTGCTCGCGATCGGCCCGGCCGCCGCGCGCGCGGCCGAATGCGGCCCGCAGGCGCTGGGCGTCTCGCGGACCCTAGAGATCGACGGGAGCGAAAAGCTCGCGCTCGGCCTGCAGACCTATCCGCGCACCTTGGCGCTCGCCGATCGGGAGGTCGTGCTCACATTCGACGACGGCCCCGCCCATGGCGCGACCGAGCGCGTGCTGGACGCGCTGAAAGCCGAATGCGCGCGCGCGACCTTCTTCCTCGTCGGCGCCCATGCGGCCGAAGCGCCGGCGCTGGTTCGGCGCATCGTCGCCGAGGGCCATAACGCCGGGCATCATTCCTACAGTCATCCCGCCCGCACTCTGCGGCTGATGAGCGAGCCCGCGGCGCAGGCCGACATAGAAAAAGGTTTCAAGGCCGTCGATGCGGCGGCCGGCTTCACGCCCGAGGGGCCGACGCCACATTTTCCCTTCTTCCGCTTTCCGGGCTTCGCCGACACGCCGGAGCTGGTGCGCTGGCTGGAGGATCGCGACGTCGCCGTCTTCGGCGCCGATCTTTGGGCCTCCGACTGGCAGGAGATGACGCCGCGCGCCGAGCTGGAGCTGGTGATGTCGCGGCTGGAATCGGCGGGCAAGGGAATCGTGCTGTTCCACGATCCGCGTCCCTCCACGGCGGCGATGATGCCGGAGTTTCTACGCGAACTCAAAGCCCACGGCTTTCGCCTCGTTCACATCGTTCCGGGCGACGGGCCGACGCCGATCGTCCATGCGAGGCCCGGCTGGACCTCGGCGACCGAGGCGATCATCGCCAAGACGCTCGGCCATAAGGGCCTGCGCAGCGAGCCGCAGGAGGAAGGCCGGGGCGTCAAGTCGCAGTGAATAGGGGGCCGCTCGGCGCGCTCAGATGCGTCCGCGGTCGCAGGCGTAGAAGCCCTTTGCGCCCCAGCAGGGCCCCGTCCTGTAGACATTGCCGAGATCACGATCCTTGAGCCGCGCGGTCCACACCCGGCCCTGGCGCAGTTTTATCGTCAGCGGCCCCTCGTCGATCTCGAAGATCACTTCCCTGTCCTTGTCGCGCAGGATGCGGCAGGGCTTGGCGATCACCACGCGGCCCTCGAGCTTCACGAAGCAGCGCGCCTCATATTCGTCGAGCCCGGCCGAGGCTGTCGGAGGCGGGTCCGAGGGCGAAGGCGGCGACTCGACCGCCTCCGTCTCGGCCTGAGCGAGCGGAGCCGCAGCGGCGGACGAGGCAGGCGGCGCAGCGGGCGCAGCGCTCTGATCCGCGGCGAGCGGAACGGCGAAGGGCGCGACGATCGGCGGCGCATTGTCGAAGGTGGTTCGCGGCTTGGCGGAAAACTCACCGAGAGCGGAGGCCGGATAGCCGAGATCGCCCGCGCCGGCCGTCGTGGCGAGGCCGACGCCGAAGACGGCGCCGAGCAACGGGAATCGCAACTTCATGCCCAGTCTCCTCGCCGCATCGGCCGCGGGAATTGGCCGCCGAGAGTTTCGCCTCGATGGGCTTTCGAGGGAAGAGCCATGCCCGACGCGCGGCGCGTCTCGCCTATCCCACGGGCCTCGAAGGCGTTTTTCTTGCGTGAGCGTGACGGCGAAAAAGGGCGCTAGTTCGGCGCCGGAAGGGCCGGCCCGTGTTTCGATTGCGTAAGTCGCGGGCGCGCGCCGTCCGGTCAGGCCGGCTCAGAGACGAATCGCGCGGAAATCGTCTCAGGCCGAGGCGGCGGGCTTGGCCAATTGGGCGGCGCGGGTCGCCTGCTCGCGGCTCGGCACCATGACCCAGGCCTCGCCGTCCAGCACCACCTTGCCATCGACGAGGCATTCGCAATGCAGACGGGCGCGGCGGCCCTTCTCGATCAGCTCGACGATCTCGACGACGACGTGAATCACGTCGCCGATCTTGACCGGGGCGCGGAAATTCAGCGTCTGCGACAGATAGACCGCGCCCGGCCCCGGCAGATACATGCCGATGACCGTCGAGATCAGCGAGGCCGTGTAGAGCCCATGCACGATGCGCTCGCCGAAGCGCGTCTTGCTGGCGAAATGGTCCGACAAATGGATCGGATTGCGGTCGCCCGAGAGATCGGCGAAGGCGATGACGTCGTCGTCCATGACGGCCTTCATCAAGGTCTCGCGCATTCCGATGGCGAGGTCTTCGAAATAATAGGTCTTGAAGGGCGTCGACATGGATCCGGTCACCGGCCTTTGTCGCCCAGGCGGCAGAGTCCGCTGGGCCATTTCCCCATCTACCACACCAGAAACGGCGCAAATGCAACCGGTTTGACGCCGGCGCCCGCCAGAAGCGCGCCCATCGCGGCCGCGTCCAGCCGGCGTTCCGGCGGCGGATAGAGCTCGTCGCGATGCACGCCCTCGGTCAAAAACAGCGAGTCGAGGCCGGCGCGGGAAGCTCCCAGCAAATCCGTGGCCACGCCATCGCCGATCGCCAGAACGCGGCCGGCCGGCGGCGCGGCGCCGGCGAGCTCGGCGATGTGGGCGAGAGCGGCGGCGTAGATGGGAGGATAGGGCTTGCCGGCCATCACCACCTCGCCGCCCAGCGCCGCATAGCGCTCGGCGAGAGCGCCGGCGCAATAGACGAGCTCCCCGGCGATGCCGACCACAATGTCCGGATTGGCGCAGAGCATGGGCAGGCCGCGCTCGCGCATGAATCCGAGCGTCTTCGCATAATCGTCCGGCGTCTCGCGGCGCTCGTCGATGAGCCCGGTGCAAACGACATAATCGGCGTCGCCGAGCGGAACGCGGCGGAATTTTCCGCCGAGCAGCCGATCGGCGGCCTCGAACAGCCCATTGTCGCGCGGCGGCCCGAGATGGTGACACGCCTCGCCGCGCCGCGCGACCATTTGCTCGAGCGTCAATTGGCCGGCGCTGACGAGATCGTCATAGGCCGCGCGCGGCAGGCCGAGTCCGTCGAGCTGCCGGCCGACCTCCTCGCTCGGCCGCGAGGCGTTGGTGACCAGCGCCACCCTGCCGCCCTGCGCGCGGAATTTTTCCAGCGCCGCGGCGGCGGCCGGAAAATGCGAGCGGCCGTCGATGAGCACGCCCCAGACGTCGCAGAGGATCGCGTCATAGCGATCCGCGAGCTGCGAGAGGCCGGCGATCTGCGGGATCGACATATCAGAACCGCGCCTGAGCGAAGGCGGCGGCATGGGCCTGCGGCGCGATTTGCGAGAATTCGCCCGAGGCCTCGTCCAGCACGAGCAGCCTGCCGTCCATCACGCCGAAATAGGCGCCGTGGAGGGAGAGATAATGACGCTGCTCCAGCGTCGCGATCCAGGGGAAGCTGCGCAGATTGGCGATGCCCTGCTTGATCGATTCGAAGGCGAGCCGCTCGACATAATCGGGCGTGATCGGATCGGGAATGGCGCCGGCGCGCTCGGCCGCCGGGGCGAGCAGCTTGATCCAGCTGCCGATGAAATCGCCGGCCGAGAGCGGCCGCGTATAGGGGTCCGCCTGGCTCTCCGCATAGGCGCGCACGCCGCCGCATTGGGCGTGGCCGAGGATGACGAGATGATTCACCTTCAGCGCCATTACCGCATATTCCAGCGCGGCGGAGGTGCCGTGATATTGATTGTCCGGCGCATAGGGCGGCACCAGATTGCCGACGTTGCGAATGACGAACAGCTCGCCCGGACCGGCGTCGAAGATCGCCTCCGGCGCGACGCGCGAATCGCAGCAGCCGATCACCATCGTCCGCGGCTTCTGGCCATCCGCCGCGAGCTCGTGGAAACGCTGCTGCTCGCCGCGAAACCGCCCCGAGAGAAAGGTCTCGTAGCCTTTCGCGAGATGGGCGGGGAGAACATCGCCGGGCTGATCGATCGGGCCGGCATCGGTCATATTCGCTCCTCGTGACGGCCGGCGATGGCGCGCCGGCGGCCGCTCCTTTATTGTGGAGCGCGACCGACGAGGCAAGGGGAGAAAAAGAGAGCCATGATTTCGCGACCGCGACGCAGCGTGCTGGCCATGCCGGGATCGAACGCAAGAGCGCTAGAGAAGGGCAAGACGCTCGCAGCCGATGTGCTGATGTTCGAGCTCGAGGACGGCGTCGCCGAGGGCGCCAAGGATGCGGCGCGCGAGCAGGTCGTCGCCGCGGTGAAGGGCGGCGGTTATGGCTCCCGCGAGATCATCGTGCGCGTGAATGTCTTCGATTCGCCCTGGTATGCGGCCGATATCGCCGCCGTCGCCGCCGCGGGGCCGTACGCCATCGTCATCCCCAAGGCCAATAGCCGGGACGATATTCTGCGCGCCGCGCGCGATATGAAGGCCGCCGGCGCCCCCGCCCACACCACGCTCTGGGCGATGATCGAGACGCCGCGCGCGCTGTTCGACATAGAGAAGATCGCCAGCGCCGCGCAGGAGGCGCCCCTCTCGGCCATGATGCTGGGACCGAACGATATCGCCAAATCGACGCGGGCGCGGCTGACGCCCGGCCGGCCGGCGCTCGTTTCCTGGCTCTCCGCGGCAGTGCTCGCCGCGCGTCTGCACGATGTCGATATCATCGACGGCATCTATAATGATTTCAACGATCTCGAAGGTCTACGCCGCGAGGCCGAGCAGGGCCGCGATCTCGGCATGGACGGCAAGATGCTGATCCATCCGGGCCAGATCGCCACGGTCAACGAGGTCTTCGCGCCCTCGCCGGCCGAGATCCTATTCGCGCGCAAGATCGTCGAGCTGTTCGACGCGCCGGAGAATGCGGCGATCGGCGTCGCGCAGATCGACGGCCGCATGGTGGAGCGCCTGCATCTCGACGGCGCGCGCCGCACGCTGGCCTTGGCGGGGGCCTAGGCTCAGGACTCATTGATTGAGATAGAAGGCGACAGCGGCGGCGATGCATATGGCGGAGAAGAAGGCGTGCGCGCATCGATCGTAACGGGTGGCGATGCGCCGCCAGTCTTTGAGCTTGGCGAAGAGGTTCTCGATCTTATGACGTTGCCGGTAGAGCGCCTTGTCGTAATCGAGAGGCTTCTTACGGCTCTTTGTCGGCGGAATGCAGGGCTCGGTCCCGCGTTCCGCGAGCGCTCGCCGAAACCAGTCGCTGTCGTAGCCGCGATCTGCGATCAGGGCCGAGGACGGCGGCAGCGCGTCGAGCATCAGCCTCGCGCCTTTGTGATCGCTCATCTGCCCTTCGGTCAGCATCATGACAAGCGGCTTGCCGGCGCCGTCGCAAACGACGTGGAGCTTGGAGTTCAGCCCGCCTTTCGTGCGGCCGATACAGCGGGAAAGAGCCCCTTTTTTAGGAGGCTCGCCGCCGTCCGATGCGCTTTCAGATGAGTGGAGTCGATCATGATCCGCTCCGGCTTCGGCCCTTCTCCCGCGAGCGCGGCGAAGATACGATCGAAGACGCCGAGCCGGCTCCAACGGATGAAGCGATTGTAGAGCGTCTTGGGCGGCCCATACTCCTTCGGGGCGTCCTTCCATTGCAGGCCATTCTTGATGACCTAGACGATCCCGCTGACCACGCGGCGGTCGTCCACCCGCGGCACGCCGTGCGCCAAGGGAAAGTGAGGGGAAATTCGCGCCATCTCCGCTTCGCTCAGCAAAAACAAATCACCCATCAAAGCCTCCATTTCGGAGACCTTGAATCACGCCTCACTCCAAATTAATAGGTCCTGAGCCTAGGCCTAGCGGGCGCCTCAGCCGATAGAAAAGGCGTCATTCCCGATCGCGCGCTTGGCGAGCATAGGGAGTGACGCGGCTTCCGGGAGATCGATTCATCGCGCTTCCCCGCTCCACGCGAGCGGCGCCGATGCGCCCCTCAGCTCTCGCGGCGCCGGATCCAGACGAGGGCGAGATAGGCCGCCGCGGCCGAAGCCGCGCAAATTGCCGCCGCATAGAGCGTGCCCTGCTCATTATCCGAGAAGAACAAATTCTTCGTGTTCATGCCGAAGATGCCGGAAACCAGAGTCGGCGGCATCAAGAGCGTGCCGAGAATCGTCAGCACATAGAGCTGGCGATTGGTCTCGGCGGTGAGATTGGAGACGATCTCGTCCTGCAACAGGCGGGCGCGCTCCTCTGCCGCCTGCAGCTCCTGCTGCAGCGAATCGAAGCGCTGCGTCAGCCGGCGCAGCGCGGCATGGGTCGGCTGGGAGACGCGCGGCGAGAAGGCGGCGCGCGAGAAGACGCGCTGCCCGTCCGCGAGCTCGCGCCGCAGCCGGATCGTCTGGCGACGCAGCGCGCCGAGCTCGCGCCGCTCGTCATGCGCTTCGTCGTCCAGCACGCGATCTTCGATCTGATTGAATTTGACCAGCAGCCTGTCGAGGCTGACGTCGATAGCGCCGAGGCTGCGCGTCACCAACGCCTCGAAGAGGTCGAGCGGCGTTCGCAGACGCTGGCCTTCGAGCGCCGCCTGCCGGATGGCGGCCGTCGATTCGACGGCGTTGCGACGAGCGGTGACGATGCAGCGCTCGGTGACCACGACGCGCAAGGGGCGCAGCACATCCTCCTCGCGCTCGAGATCGCGGCCATAGTCGGCGATGACGCCCCAGAGCGCCGCCTCATCGGCGTCGAGCCTTTGATGGCCGTCCTGGTCGATGAGCAGAGCCCGCGCCTCCGCCGGAATTTGCGCTCGGCCCGCGACCCAGTCGCGATAGCGCAGATCGGCGACATTGAGATGGACCCAGAAATAGCCGCCGTCCTCCACGTCGAGCTGCGGCGACTCGTGATCCGCCGCCAGCGTCGCCGCGCCGTCGCCGTCGAAGCGGATGACCCAGAGAAAGGGCGAATCGCCCACGATCGGGCCGCTCGGCGGTAGCTTCATTTTCGCGCGTCCTCGCGGGCGCGCCCCCTCGGCGGGCCCGGTCGCCGGGCCAATAGCGGAAGGATGCGACGTTTCGTCGACAGACGGCCGCGCGGGCGGGACGCCGCTCATGCGTCGACTTTTTCCGCTTCACGGTCGATCTCTGCCGCGGCCGGCCGCGGGAAGCGCTCGCGCCGCCAGCCCTCCGCCGCCTCGAAGGCTGTGCGCAGCGCTCGCCGCGCGGCGTTGGTGTGCGCCTCCGTCACGCGGGAAAAGAGAAAGCCGAAAAGGATCGCCGCCGTCATCACCACCGCCATGGTCATCCAATGGGCGGGGGTCGCCAGCTCGTGCGCCCAGAGCGCGCCGAAGCGCTGGTCGACGATGGCGCGCGCGAGGATCAGCAGCGGCATATGCACGCTGTAGAGAGAGAAGGAGAAATCGGCGAGGCTCCGGTGCAGCTGCGGCCGGAACAGCGCCCAGCCCTCCTGCGGCCCGAAGCGCAGCGTCACGACGAGATTGAGGAAGAGGACGGCCGAGAGCAGATCGGCGAGATCGGCGAGGAGCGGAAACGCCTCGAGATTGGGGCCGCGCACCAGGAGGCGAATGGGAATGACGGCGGCGACATAGATGGCGAGCGCGAGCCAGCGCGATTTGACGAGCGGACGCTTCGCCAGCGTCGCCAGCGCGCCGAGCCCCCAGAGCAGATAGCCGAAACGGAACCAGCCCGGCGGTATCGACATGACGACGACAATGGCGAGGCCGAGCGCAAATCCCACGGCGCGCGTCCGCGGCGAATAGGCGCGCGCGAAGGGCAGCAGCAGCAGCGGAAAGGAGATGTAGTACCAGAATTCGCAGGCGAGCGACCACAAGGGCCCGTTGGAGCCGAAGAAGTCGCAATAGATCGCCGAGAGATTGGCGAGCGAGCCCAAAAAGAGATCGAAGCGGAAATGGTCCTTGAACACCGGCCAGTCATAGACGCCGCTGTCGCCGAGCCAGTTGCGGCCGATCCAATCCGCGACGGCGGTGACGAGGAGCGCCGGCGCCAGCACCATATAGATGCGCGCGAAGCGGTGGATGAGATAGTCGCGCAGAAAGGGCTTGTCCTTGCGCAGCTGCGCGAGCACCGCGCCGCCGACGAGATAGCCCGAAATGGCGAAGAAGCCGACCACGGCCTGATGGCCGAGCTCGAAGCTGACGAAAAACCACCAGGCGTAGACGCTCGCCGAATGCGAAGCGCTCATTATGTCGGCGAGATTGACGAACATATTGGTGGAATGGACGGCGAGCACGAGCAGCGCGCCCACCCAACGGCACGCCTCGATGAATTGCGACAACAGGATCGGCATGAGTCTCCGATGGCTTTAGAGCGCGTTCCGCTCGAACGGAATCGTTCGAGCGATCAGACGTCGCTCCAAATTAACAGCTGGACCCCGCCGAGTTATAGCCTCTCGGCTCGGCCTTGGCCAACCCAGCGAGAGCGCTCGCCGAGACGGGCGCGCCGGTCGAGCGCGGCGAAAGCCGCATGAAGCATTCGCCGCAGCGCCGGGGTCCGCGCCTCGGTGGCGCGCGAGAACGCCCAGGCCATTGCGAGCGCGACGAGCAGCAGACTCGCCGCCGCGATCCAATGCGCCAGGGTCGGAAGAAGCTTGTGCCAGTCCTTGCCGAAAATATGGCCCGTTCCCGCCCAGAAGAAGAAAACGATCGGCATATGCGTGGCGTAGAGCGAGAAGGAGAAATCCGCGAGCCGGCGATTCAGGCCCATATGGCGGGAATGCGAGCCGGTCTCGCAGAAGCGAAGCGTCGTCAGCAGATTGGCGAAGGCCGCCGCGGTCAGCGCGGCAGCGACGTCGCGCAGGACCGGATGAGCCTCGACATAGGGACCGCGCACCACGAGCCGCGCGACGATCACGACGGCGAGAAAAAGGCCGAACGACAGATATTTGCCGCGCAAGAGGGGTCGCGGCGCGCGAGCCGCGAGCGCGCCCATCGTCCAGATCGCGAAGCCGACAGGAAAGCGCGACGAGGGCAAGGAGAGGAGAAGCAGAAGGAGGGCCCCGGCGAAAAATGCGGCGAGACGGGCCGTCTCCGAATAGCAGCGCGCGAAGGGCAGCAGCAGCAAGGGAAAGAGCAGATAGTACCAAAATTCGCAGGCCAGCGACCAGAGCGGACCATTCGTGCCCGCCTGGCCGGCCCAAATATGCTGCTGCATGGCGAGCGTCGTGAGAATGCGCGAGGGCTCATAGGCGCCCTGAAGGCCCGCGAGCTCATAGACGCCGGCTCCGGCGAAGAGGTCGCGGCCGACGGCGTCGAGCGCGAAGGTCAGCGCCAGCGCCGGGATCAGAACGACATAGATGCGGCTGACGCGATCGACGAAATAGGCGCGCAGGAAAGGCCTTTGCCGCTCTATGGCCGCGAAGACGCGGCCGCCGACGAGAAAGCCCGAGAGCGCGAAGAAGACCGTCACCGCCTGATGGGAAAAGGCGGTGACGAACCACCAGACATAAACGAGCGGCCCATGCGGGACGACCATTATGTCGCTCAACGATATGAGCACATTGGCGTGAGCGAGGAGAACGGCGAAAGCGGCGATCCAACGGGCGGCGTGAATGAAATCCGATAAAGCGACAGACATGAAAAAAGCGCTCGTCCAAAAAAGGCGTGGTCGAGGCTAGGGAAATCGGCGCGGCGCGTCATCTTGCGGAAAAACCGCAGGTCGCGGGCCCGAGCGCTTCAGACCGCGCGTCTTCGACGGCCGAGCTTCCGGCGCAGCGGCAAAATTGTCGCCTCCCAGGGCGGGCTCCTGTATAGCTGGGCCGCGCAGGGGAGCGGCAAGCAGGAGCCAGGCTAGTGGAGAATTGGACGCCCGGTAGCTGGAGAGCCAGGCCGATCGAGCAGACGCCCGTCTATCAGGATCAGGCGGCGCTCGCCGATGTCGAGCGGCAGCTGGCCGGATTTCCGC
This genomic window from Methylosinus sp. H3A contains:
- the mgtE gene encoding magnesium transporter, translating into MSQDHEKSAPAEGNFRDEDTGEPRADFVSAVEDAIAEGDSGHVKELVSPLHEADLGALIELLDHEERPRLVELMGDEFDFAALTEVGETTREDILDELPVETLAEAMRELESDDAVAILETLEPREQAQVLEALPAQERIVLRRSLEAAEGTAGRLMQTTLIAVPPFWSAGEVLDFFRETEPDELPDNFFEVFVVDPAYRLLGTVFLDALVRAHPKTRVEEIMQADRRRVQFGDDTEEVARLFERYNLVSVPVVDEAERLVGVITIDDVVDVIQEAASEEIKALGGVDPHEELTDSFWWIVRSRFLWLLINLGTAFISASVLRTFESQLQQMVALAVLAPIVASQGGNSATQTMTVTVRALATRQLSRSNALRIILRELATGAFNGAAFGLITGLVAANWFQSVGLGPVMAMAMFTNLAAGALGGILVPMLLERWKVDPAVASSAFVTTVTDVVGYGSFLGIATLWFHLG
- a CDS encoding acyltransferase — encoded protein: MPILLSQFIEACRWVGALLVLAVHSTNMFVNLADIMSASHSASVYAWWFFVSFELGHQAVVGFFAISGYLVGGAVLAQLRKDKPFLRDYLIHRFARIYMVLAPALLVTAVADWIGRNWLGDSGVYDWPVFKDHFRFDLFLGSLANLSAIYCDFFGSNGPLWSLACEFWYYISFPLLLLPFARAYSPRTRAVGFALGLAIVVVMSIPPGWFRFGYLLWGLGALATLAKRPLVKSRWLALAIYVAAVIPIRLLVRGPNLEAFPLLADLADLLSAVLFLNLVVTLRFGPQEGWALFRPQLHRSLADFSFSLYSVHMPLLILARAIVDQRFGALWAHELATPAHWMTMAVVMTAAILFGFLFSRVTEAHTNAARRALRTAFEAAEGWRRERFPRPAAAEIDREAEKVDA
- a CDS encoding MaoC family dehydratase — translated: MSTPFKTYYFEDLAIGMRETLMKAVMDDDVIAFADLSGDRNPIHLSDHFASKTRFGERIVHGLYTASLISTVIGMYLPGPGAVYLSQTLNFRAPVKIGDVIHVVVEIVELIEKGRRARLHCECLVDGKVVLDGEAWVMVPSREQATRAAQLAKPAASA
- a CDS encoding GH25 family lysozyme, producing MRSNDFFAAAAALLLSTALAGCGSAIDPSYSARPRFATSAPLVNARKDPTYLAYAVPESQLHAYPATRSAEFSVHGVDVSKYQGDIDWQAVKESGVAFAFIKATEGGDALDSKFQRNWAAAKAAGVPRGAYHFVYWCRPPHEETGFFKSVVPVEPDALPPVLDVEATPTSRSCKRTLYREEVLRDMRVMLEDMERHYGKKPIIYSSVDFYQAILHSGALAEYPIWVRSTKYHPAVRYGDRKWTFWQYRSDGHVPGISVAVDQNTFNGSHEQWRDWLGATTGLKTPSAAMAAAAKPIDNRSLEKLIEEDPAMLPSAMNNAQ
- a CDS encoding polysaccharide deacetylase family protein: MQLLSPFIRLLAALLAIGPAAARAAECGPQALGVSRTLEIDGSEKLALGLQTYPRTLALADREVVLTFDDGPAHGATERVLDALKAECARATFFLVGAHAAEAPALVRRIVAEGHNAGHHSYSHPARTLRLMSEPAAQADIEKGFKAVDAAAGFTPEGPTPHFPFFRFPGFADTPELVRWLEDRDVAVFGADLWASDWQEMTPRAELELVMSRLESAGKGIVLFHDPRPSTAAMMPEFLRELKAHGFRLVHIVPGDGPTPIVHARPGWTSATEAIIAKTLGHKGLRSEPQEEGRGVKSQ
- a CDS encoding carbonic anhydrase; the encoded protein is MTDAGPIDQPGDVLPAHLAKGYETFLSGRFRGEQQRFHELAADGQKPRTMVIGCCDSRVAPEAIFDAGPGELFVIRNVGNLVPPYAPDNQYHGTSAALEYAVMALKVNHLVILGHAQCGGVRAYAESQADPYTRPLSAGDFIGSWIKLLAPAAERAGAIPDPITPDYVERLAFESIKQGIANLRSFPWIATLEQRHYLSLHGAYFGVMDGRLLVLDEASGEFSQIAPQAHAAAFAQARF
- a CDS encoding acyltransferase, with the translated sequence MSVALSDFIHAARWIAAFAVLLAHANVLISLSDIMVVPHGPLVYVWWFVTAFSHQAVTVFFALSGFLVGGRVFAAIERQRPFLRAYFVDRVSRIYVVLIPALALTFALDAVGRDLFAGAGVYELAGLQGAYEPSRILTTLAMQQHIWAGQAGTNGPLWSLACEFWYYLLFPLLLLPFARCYSETARLAAFFAGALLLLLLSLPSSRFPVGFAIWTMGALAARAPRPLLRGKYLSFGLFLAVVIVARLVVRGPYVEAHPVLRDVAAALTAAAFANLLTTLRFCETGSHSRHMGLNRRLADFSFSLYATHMPIVFFFWAGTGHIFGKDWHKLLPTLAHWIAAASLLLVALAMAWAFSRATEARTPALRRMLHAAFAALDRRARLGERSRWVGQGRAERL
- a CDS encoding CorA family divalent cation transporter: MKLPPSGPIVGDSPFLWVIRFDGDGAATLAADHESPQLDVEDGGYFWVHLNVADLRYRDWVAGRAQIPAEARALLIDQDGHQRLDADEAALWGVIADYGRDLEREEDVLRPLRVVVTERCIVTARRNAVESTAAIRQAALEGQRLRTPLDLFEALVTRSLGAIDVSLDRLLVKFNQIEDRVLDDEAHDERRELGALRRQTIRLRRELADGQRVFSRAAFSPRVSQPTHAALRRLTQRFDSLQQELQAAEERARLLQDEIVSNLTAETNRQLYVLTILGTLLMPPTLVSGIFGMNTKNLFFSDNEQGTLYAAAICAASAAAAYLALVWIRRRES
- a CDS encoding TIGR01459 family HAD-type hydrolase yields the protein MSIPQIAGLSQLADRYDAILCDVWGVLIDGRSHFPAAAAALEKFRAQGGRVALVTNASRPSEEVGRQLDGLGLPRAAYDDLVSAGQLTLEQMVARRGEACHHLGPPRDNGLFEAADRLLGGKFRRVPLGDADYVVCTGLIDERRETPDDYAKTLGFMRERGLPMLCANPDIVVGIAGELVYCAGALAERYAALGGEVVMAGKPYPPIYAAALAHIAELAGAAPPAGRVLAIGDGVATDLLGASRAGLDSLFLTEGVHRDELYPPPERRLDAAAMGALLAGAGVKPVAFAPFLVW
- a CDS encoding HpcH/HpaI aldolase/citrate lyase family protein, producing MISRPRRSVLAMPGSNARALEKGKTLAADVLMFELEDGVAEGAKDAAREQVVAAVKGGGYGSREIIVRVNVFDSPWYAADIAAVAAAGPYAIVIPKANSRDDILRAARDMKAAGAPAHTTLWAMIETPRALFDIEKIASAAQEAPLSAMMLGPNDIAKSTRARLTPGRPALVSWLSAAVLAARLHDVDIIDGIYNDFNDLEGLRREAEQGRDLGMDGKMLIHPGQIATVNEVFAPSPAEILFARKIVELFDAPENAAIGVAQIDGRMVERLHLDGARRTLALAGA